The genomic interval TGAAAAAATCTATGAAGTCTCTTGGATGGAAGCAGACAAAGTAATTAAAAATGCCGAAAATGAAATGATACACGATTCTGTGATTAAAGATTAATGGAGTATTAATGAGTGTTGCATATCTAATGGTTGCTTTATTTGGTTTATTGCTTTTAGGTGTTCCTGTTTCGGTTGCTTTAGGCATAAGCGCAATTAGTGCACTGTATTTTTTTACTTCATACAATATTATTGGTTCAGCTGAAATTATGTTTAATGGCTTAAAACCTGCTCTTATGGCAATTCCTATGTTTATTCTTGCAGGTTCTCTTATGAGTAAAGGAAGTTCAGCTCAACGTATTATCAATTTTGCAACCTCTCTTGTAGGGCATTTACCGGGTGGATTACCTATAAGTGCAATTTTAGCTTGTATAATTTTTGCTGCCGTAAGCGGTAGCTCCCCTGCTACGGTTGTAGCTGTAGGTTCAGTAATGTTTTTAGCCATTGCTAATGCAAAATATCCAAAAAGTTATGCCATAGGTGCTATTACATCAGCTGGAAGTCTAGGGATTCTTATTCCTCCTTCAGTTGTAATGATTGTCTATGGTGTAACAGCAGAAGTTTCCATTGAAAAACTTTTTATGGCAGGAGTGATTCCGGGGTTAATGATTGGCACTATGATGATGCTTTATGCGTATGTAGGTGCAAAACGACTAGGTTTCAAAGCGACAAAACCTGAAAGTTTCAAAGTGCGTTTTCAAAAATTCAGAGAAGCATTTTGGGCATTGCTTATTGTCTTTGTTATCATTGGAGGTATTTATGGGGGTATATTTACTGCTACAGAAGCAGCAGGCATTAGTGCAGTATATGCGTTTATTATTTCTGTTTTTGTATATAAAGATATTAAACTCAAGAATCTTCATTCGGTATTTTTAGATGCAGCTATTACCACAGCTATGATATTTTTTATCATAGGTTTTGCAGTCGTATTTGCACATTTTTTAACCAATGAGAGAATCCCTCATCTTATAGCTGAATTTCTTATTGCGCAGCAAATGAGTTGGTGGGTATTTCTTATCCTTGTAAATATTATGCTCTTTGTTATGGGGCAGTTTATGGAACCTAGCTCTGTGATTATGATAATGACACCTCTCCTTTTGCCCATTGCCTTAGCTCTTGGTATAGACCCCATACATTTTGGTGTTGTAATGGTTGTAAATATGGAACTAGGTATGCTTACACCACCTGTAGGTTTAAATCTTTTTGTGGCAAGTTCACTTACTGGGCTTAGCCTTAAAG from Helicobacter hepaticus ATCC 51449 carries:
- a CDS encoding TRAP transporter large permease, yielding MSVAYLMVALFGLLLLGVPVSVALGISAISALYFFTSYNIIGSAEIMFNGLKPALMAIPMFILAGSLMSKGSSAQRIINFATSLVGHLPGGLPISAILACIIFAAVSGSSPATVVAVGSVMFLAIANAKYPKSYAIGAITSAGSLGILIPPSVVMIVYGVTAEVSIEKLFMAGVIPGLMIGTMMMLYAYVGAKRLGFKATKPESFKVRFQKFREAFWALLIVFVIIGGIYGGIFTATEAAGISAVYAFIISVFVYKDIKLKNLHSVFLDAAITTAMIFFIIGFAVVFAHFLTNERIPHLIAEFLIAQQMSWWVFLILVNIMLFVMGQFMEPSSVIMIMTPLLLPIALALGIDPIHFGVVMVVNMELGMLTPPVGLNLFVASSLTGLSLKDVTTSVLPWLGIMLVGLLLITYIPDISLWLPNKLN